Within Pungitius pungitius chromosome 18, fPunPun2.1, whole genome shotgun sequence, the genomic segment CACCTGGACAATAACAAAATTGTGCCATTATAttctgtatgtatttatatttattttaaataaggcTCCATTTTTCACTTTTCTACCATTAAGGAGCAAGACGCTTTACAAGTAACTTGTGATGACATCCCAACCTTTTTAAACTCAATGACAAAAGCCTACATTGTCCCAACCCCAATTTTAAAAAGTGGAATAAGGTATACatggacatattttatttactggACCAACCACTACCAATTTCTTCCAACTTGTCCTATGTGAAGCAGCTCACTTTAAAGTGAGGTGGGTCAAATCCCAAAGACACTTTTCCTACTAAATATAATAAAAGCATGAATGCAGCTGTGCATTTGCATAGTGGAAATGTAATTGTTTACGCTGCAGGGAATATTCAATACATCCACATGACTGATCCTCGTTACCTTGCAGTTTGCCGTACGCAACCAAAGAGCCACTGAAAGTGATTCCGCCAATGTAGGTGCCGAGGTACGCAACTATCTTGGTGAGGTTGGCTGCAGGGTCCGTGGCAAAGTGGGGGTACTCGATCATGTATTCGGCCACACAGGTGAGCACGGCAGCCATCCCCACCAAGCTGTGGAATGCAGCCACCAGCTGGGGCAGGTCAGTGATCTGGATCTTCTTAGCAATGGCCAAGCCTAAAggtggaagagagggagaacaaataaataaagcacaGTGTCCCTGTAAGACCCACATACTAATAAGATGCAAATCACAAGCacatgcacgcaaacacactcaaGAGGACTGCTGGGAAGTGGGTCCATCTGAGGAGCCAGGTGTTGGTGAAGAGGCCCGTTACcctttgtgtgtgcacactatCTTTCTGGATAGTTTAGTCTAGGAATAATTAGCGATGAGTAACGCGTGCTGCTGACCATTTTGACAGACCTCCCGTGTCGGTCGGAGAGTTATTCATGTGGTGTTTGATGTAAACATCAGAGAACGGTCTGATCGCTTTGCCCACCTGCTGCTTAATCAGGCCCGGCTTGCAATACATGCACATACGCacaaacaatgcaaaacaaatgccCACAAGTCTACATTTGCTGTAACATACCATAAGAATAGGAATCTAGTATCTGTAAATCTGCCACATCCTTCTTCGGACATATTAACTTACCAGTAGTGCCACCTACAGCCATGGCCGCGCTCATCTGTGCCAAGAGCTCGGGACTCGGTTTGAGGGCGCCCAGGGTGGCAAGGATCCCTCCTGCAACTCCCATCATACCCAACGCGTTACCCAGGCGGGCCGTCTTCTGGTTGGAAAGGCCAGCCAAGGCACCGACACAGCACAGACCCGAGCCCAGGTACATCATCTGGTTAAcgaaagaggaggaggcacaGAATGGGTAGAATGGAGATTATAGACCATGATTGAGGGACCAGAGGATGAAAAAAATCAGGCCAAATGATTTCATTGGAGGCCTGTACTACAGCTGGGAAAGCAGAGTGGACATGTCCTTTCGCACCTGTTCGATGTTGTATCCAGACTGCAGAGCAGCGCCGTAGCCCCCGAGGAAGACACCGCCGGGAAGCAGATAGAGGTAGTTATGCTCTGGAGGATCAGTGGGGCGCTTGAACATGTCCAACATCTTCTTAGTCACCAGGAAACCACCTGGTTGAACAGACGAGGCCAATTAGTACATTTGTACTTACAAGAACAATGGGTGAAAAAATCTCCTTTACCAGAAGGGGAGGGTtactggaaacaaaaaaacagcagtaatgtaaagaaagaaaaatcaacTTGTAAAGGCAGGGAGTTAAAGGCACCTGAAGAACATGCCTAACATCCATTTGTAGGAAACAGGTGTTAGTcaatggcaaaaaaaataagtgttgCCAAGCCTAATAACCAATGTTAGAACATTAATGAGTCTACTTTATGGCAAGATAAATATTTCAAGTAGAAAACCTCAAATGCGTGAAACCGGGGACCAGACGGTGTCTCACTGCTTTACAGATCACATTTCTGTGGGCATGTCTCTTTTCCCCCTGGCATtattacagcacacacacacacgcacacacacgcacgtttcCTACCAGTTCATTTAAATTAAGTCGTAGACTGTCCTGGTTAAAAAGTGAAACAGAATCTGACTAATATTATTGCTGACCAATCTGTGTCAATATATTAACATGAAGGAATGTTCATGTATTTCAACAACGCAACGCCAGTATCCGCTCATTGctaattttatttttctaacccAGAAGGGGTCTGCTGACACTATATTTAGAAAGCTTTACAGAATAAAAGCAAATCAGCAAAAGTGGCCAACATAAGGCCATTTATTATAGACGCTGGCAGCTCTTTGAGGCTCTACTGTACAGGCCAGTCACTTCCACAGTGAAGCATACTGCCTAATAATTAGACTCTGGTATCGGATTGGCATGCTTTATCATCAGCAAAATATCCTGTACATTTTGACTCAATGATGCATTGgtaaagtgatttaaaaaaaggatccaTCCAAAGGGATCCAAATACATGGCAATCCATTGTGTTTGCAGACATTTGGTCTTCTAGTGGTTGAGATATTTTAGTCTGGACAACTAACATTGGCATCAATAGAGCCAGACAACTATACTGTGGCTAAAAACAAGGCTGCTGGTCTATGAACATTTTTCTAATTATTAAATCAGAGTTACGGATACAATTTTGCTCTGACTGAAATTAGTGGCCTGGTTCAGGGGAAAAGAACATAAGGAATTCGATATTGAACATTGGCAGTTGGATTGTGAGAAACTGAACATATTTTACTAAAGATACTCAGacttttcaatgtttttcaatGCATTCCCACATCTTTCAGCTGCAGCGCCACAAAGGGAACAAGAAGCTGCAGCCAGGGAGCTATTCATCCAAGAAGACTGAAAAATGTCAGTGTGGGGTTTATTCAAGCTAAATTTCACTATTGTGTTTTGTCCCATTCcagggaatgttttttttttaatcctttgtTCCCAGGGGTTTATGGGTAATGCGGTCAACCACTGAGAAATGTGCGTGTGTAAACAAACCCATGTAGGAGATCAAAAATGAAACTAGGTACGTCTATAAAAGCTGTGGTATTTCAGCATGTCTTCGATGAGGGAAATCTAAAAAAACTAATGGGTGGTTTGAACAGTACAAGAACCCAGCGGGTCTGAGAATTAcggcagaacaaaaaaaaagttgtggtGGCCGGGGGTCTCCCCCACAAACACTCAAAGAAGCTTGGTTGCATTTTGACATGGGAAAAAGGATCGATTAAGCTAATTGAGTTAACTATAATTCTATGCCTGTGTCAATCAGTGAGCTAACCAGTGAAGTTGAAACAAATCCATGTCTGGAGGAACAAGCTGTTTCCCAGGACTATTAGAGTGATGAGTATTCTAAAAAGACTCCAGGAACACTTTGTCGTCATGATGGCAATTATCAAGGGAAATAGCAGggatgtacgtgtgtgtgtgtgtgtgcgtgtgcgtgtgcgtgtgcgtgtgcgtgcgctccAGGCCAGCGCCACAGTCTCCGTTCGGAGCAGGTGGGGAGAGAGCTGTTGCAAAACTTGATTTGACAGCATGTTATTGTACAATCAATTTAAAAAGCACTTCAATCTTCAGCCTGAGATGAGGTTTTATTGGCCAGAGGGGGCTGAAACTGGCAGTGATCACCGTGAGGCGTCCATGTGCAGGGTGACTCACCAGCAATGTTGACCGAGGAGATGAAGGCCGCCAGCACAGCCAGTGTCTCGGCAGAACTTGTTGGGGTGTAGGCGCCTCCCATCAGGGACAGACCACCCACAGCCGTCAGACCTGCAGAACAACGATAAGTGTAGTATTCAGGACCCTCCGCTTTCATAGTTCATTATACGAAACAGGGACCCCTGGTTAGGgtgttacaacaacaacaacaacaacagcagcagactAATTCAGTCATAAAAGAGTTTACATCGTATAACAGCGATGGAATTTTGCAGTTGGTTCTTAAGTTCAGAATTCTTGTTCGGCCTCCCGTATTGAGGCAGAAATAGAAAGATTTAGAGATTTACCAAAAGAGGCTCAGGAAACCTTGATAACAATCAGCCCTGTAATGACTCACAGGCGGTAGGATGCCGCACACAGAACCCAGTGAGCCTGCAGTCACACAGAATTGTGTTTGAGTGCAATTTATGTTGACTAGcaggcagagtgtgtgtctgcatgcatgtAATCAATAGTGTTGgttagatttatttatttttttaaataaaagacaaatgtgaAGTTTTCCCCATCTATCACTAGTatcttttttccctcccttttaCTGATTAGAAagacaacaaaatgaaacatgtgAAGAGGACACTTTTCAAAGCAAACTTTCCAACTATTTGTAGATGCAATTACACCTTCAAGTGTGTCGGGATGCCTCTGATAACTGGACCGCAACGCCAACTCATTCATGCAAATCTATGCATGCATCCAACGTTCCGTATACTTGCCCAAATTCTGTTGTTTCATACATTGATACATATCACAACCAATTGAATTAGTAACATTGTTCAGAATGGTAAGGGGCCTCATAAAACAGTATTTGTggctgtgtatttatttttttgtcttttgttctgCATGTCAGTCATTGCCTCCATGACTACCGAATATGCTACTTGCTTGATGATTTTAGCACACATTTTTGAGACCGTGTGTACTGCCAGAGAACTATTGCTTAAAGATACTTGTGTGCCGGAAAATATGTAGTTTATATTTACTGAAAAAGAATGGCAGTCAAAATGCCTGATTAAATCTAacggaagtttttttttctcatcactATTAGAAATGGTGATTAAATAAAAGCTGTAGCAGTCGAGATTTGGCGCAGTGTTTTATGAACTACTTgaaccaaagagaaaaaagattAGCCAAAAAGAAAGCCAATAGGCATCCGTGCAGAGAGCAAATGCAACACATCCATGTACTGGGTGGGCCAATGTCGCTGTGATAAACATCAGCTACCAGGCTACAGGCACAGTGCGACAGTGAATCAGTGCTCTCAAGTAGATTAAAGCATTTCTATCAGACACCAGATATGGAAATTGTGCCTCAATGAGCAACTGGATACGAGACCAGTGTCTGAAGAATATCCAGATGACCCACCAGTCAGTCACTGCTGGGTGAAACACGAATCTTCACACGAAGAATACAACTGTCCCTTACTCAAACCTTAAATTCCAATAGGATTCCCTAacgtctgagtgtgtgtctttacAATGCCTGGCACAACAACTGTTATGTCGATCTCACCGTTTCCATCTCTACAGTCAgtaagggaaagaaaaaagaaaccgaTAAAGTAATGAAGTAACGCCAAATATGAATGGAAAATATGTCAacgaggaaaggaggaggaaaggaggccaGACACCGAGAGATGACAGTATTAGTAGAAGGACCTTCAAACAAACTCCAAAATAtggcagaaaataaaaagaacaaacactcaGAAGAACAGGTGCTATAATGTGAAGATGCAAATCTGAAGATAGAGTATATGTTTAAGTAATAACGTAGTGAATGAGAAGTAAACGTTGTTGCACTTCTTAGCTCCACAATTGAGCACTCATGTCCGGCTGTGTGGGAGATCAAATGAGCAATGACTTCCCTGACCCTCAGATCAGCGACGGTGTGTTACTTCCTACCCCAGAGTGGGTTTTAGGTGAGATCAAAGCCACAagaacacacatgcacgcacctCTCTAACCTCGTAACCCCCAAGTGTTAAATTGCAATCAGGAAACACTCTTAAGTTTTTATTTGGACTCTGACAAACCTGCAGGACTGGGCTGCATGTTTGATCTCCTTGATTGGTTTTAATTCAATGCAAgaatgtgttttattctttttgttccAATTCGAATCCGATGGTGTTTTGTTGCTCGAAAAATTTGTGTTTTACTTAATCTAGCATTACGTTTTCACATCATATTGGTCTAGTTCTAGATGTCATTATACCAAAGGTTTTTTGTAAGACACCGAAACCAACCTGAGATAGCGTTGGTCACTGACATGAGTGGCGAGTGCAGAGCAGGAGTGACCCCCCACACTGTGTGGTATCCCACGATGCCAGCCAGACCGAAGGTGGTGACGATCTGCGTGAAGGCGGCGTTAGGAGCCGACAGACCCAGACCCAGCAGGGTGGCAGCACCTGTTTAGAGAAAATTAAAAAGCTGCTGTAAGGACTAAGGAACACTTTAACCGAACATATTTAGAACATGAAAATTGGTCAATGGTGCACaatcctggagaaaaaaaaaatcattctatccagtttttcatcttttgtcCACTCTTATCAAACAGCAATAGTTTAATCAGTATAAATTAGCTTTGAATTCCTTTTTGCACTAttactatttgcacattttctttGACTGCGAGAGGTTAAGCACTTGACCACCCACGACGACCTTATTTCCTGTTACTCCCACAGACATGTATAATTATCAGTCAAAGAGCAATTTGTCTGAAGCAAACTGTCTGGTGAAGCAAAAGAAGCTGTCCGTCTCCATGGCGGTCAATCAATAGTGGTTAAAATTGACTACATTACCTGCCACGATGATGAGCATATAAAtagcataataaaaaaaaaaaaaaaagagtagctCAAACCAGCAGCGGTTTGTGCTGGCATTAAGTAGGAAACTACTCCAGCACCTAAACAATGTGTGAACCACATTAACTGCATGTGGCACACTTAACACAGAGTGCTGTGTGGCACCATGGGAACCACTCACAACAGCCAtacttcaaacacacactcagcggGACACTTTCTTTTAACAATGCACACTTCCTGACACTAAcagggtgtatgtgtgtgtgtgtgtgtgtgtgtgtcatgtctcGCCTCCTGTGCACATTCCAGCAGTGGGCTAAAAAGCTGATTATTACCCTATGCTTCACCTTCTGGAGCACCTCAATGTTTCTCAAGACCAATGGGGACAATTAACAAGAACATTCCTTGTATAGGAGCAAGTTTCCCAGGTAAAGCATCTAAGGGAATTCCCTTCTTAACCAGAAAATCTATATTTAATGGCACATTCAACCAACCTCCAGTGTACACTCCAGCAGTAGTGAGTGTAGCCTTAAAGGGGGAGACTAGTGCTGCCTTTTCCTTCGCCTGTTCCTGGAGGGATTTGGGTTTGGGAGGAGCTGCAACAGGCACATTGTTAGGCTGTGGAGCCGGGAACAGGTTCTTTCCATCCTGGAGGGGACAAGATTTAAGACCAAGAAAGGTATGATTTCGAAGAGAGAAGGGGGAACAAGTAGAACATTCCTATTCAGGATATTAATGGCTTGGTGTTGTACACTTCATTCCCTGATCTCATCCTCTGATGTTGTACAATATCTTCTTTTGCATTTGTAAATCTCTGAAACATTACACTACGGTGTCAAGATCAAAGTCAGTAAACTAATGATCGTAAGCACAGTAAGTAATATCTGCAGTTTGGCCTCATCTGTGGGACCGTTACAGGTCACATTACCATCGGAAAACTATtacttaaaaagaaatgaaataagaaCACCCCTTAGATCGATTACAGCAAATATATTCTCCTAATGTCTAAATGATCTGCTGAAGAAAAGTAAGGATTTTATATGTAATCTGCTTAATATGTAATCAATCACAGGTACAAAAATGCAGAAACAACAAAGGGAATATACCAGCTGCTCTGGATTGTAATAAGTGTCAAACTTGTTGGTCTCCCTGAGGTCACATCACATGCTTTATTACTTATCGGTTGATACATGCACTTACATGTTAGTTATAAAAAGCCAATGGAGGCTAATGACAGCAGGCCATTATTATTTATCctattaaaaattaaattaatttaaacctGAGCATTATTGGAGCAGAATAAGCAGACCATCATAAAGGTGAGATGTGTATTACAAATGAAAGGTTGAGAAGGAATTTATTACACATAGAAAGTTTGAATGGTAACAAACTAACTATTACttgttttgtgacatttttggtCATAAAGAGAATAGACCGTTTTGTCTTAGGGTGACATCTAGTGACGATGAAACGGACCTGCCACACATTTTGCATGATTTTATGATTGACTTAATGGATCCTATTTATTCATCACACTTTGTACCTGCATGACAACAGATCCCCTGACGACGTGATCCATGGTGCCGTAGTCGAACGCCTCCTTGACGTCGAGGTAAAAGTTCTCCTTGTCTGGGCTGATGGCCCTCATCAACTTAGTGATGTTGTTTGAGTACAGAGTGCTGGACTGTGTAGGCAGACGACTGGGCAAGTCTGTGTAGCCGATATGGGTTACACcctaaacaaaaatgaaatgagtcaatacaaaatacatttcaaagcagTCAACTGAAAACGAGGATCATTTGAGAGCGAGCTGACCTTGTGCACAGAGAGCTCTCCTGGTAATGTGGTCTCAATGTTTCCTCCGGCCTCAGCAGCCAAGTCCACCACCACTGACCCATCTTTCATGCTCTCAATCATCGGTTTGGTGATTAGGATGGGTGCACGCTTTCCTACATTAATGTCATAAatggaaacgcacacacacatttaacaccGAACCAAGAGGTGTAACATAATCGCCATGGCCAAATGCAGTAATGGAACAAATGTGAAACTGTTGAAAAAATGTTCTGGTCAAGATACTTGTGATTATCTTTACTTCacacatgtctttttttcataatgtACAGTAGTTGTGTTTTGGTTGTGCGTTAGTCTGTGCGTACCAGGGATAAGAGCAGTGGTGATGATAATGTCCACCTCCTGACACTGCTTGGCAAACAGCTTCATTTCCGCCTCTATGAACTCCTTCGACATGACCTTGGCGTAGCCTCCCTGCCCCTCTCCTGACTCAGCAATGTTCACTTCCAGTGGCTCTGCGCCCAGAGATTTAAACTGCTCCAAAGCTGCAGCTCTAAGACAGAAGGGGGGTGGCATGGGAGAAGAGCAGGTTGATTTTTTCATTGGGTAGAGGGAAAATCTCTACGAGGGACTGGTAATGAAGGAATAACATTGTCTGCACACAGACCTCGGGTGAAAATTGACCAGATTTcattgtttaaataacataagtCAATTGTTTCagtaccattaaaaaaaaatcgaaacaAACCTGGTATCAAATCCTCTGACGATGGCTCCCATGGCTCTTGCAGTACCGGCTGAAGCCAATCCAGCCACTCCACCTCCAATGATCAGAACCTAAATACAAAGAATACATCAAAATGCATTCAAGCttacaaaaaggaaacaagaaacCTTGAATGCAGAAACACTCACTTTTGCAGGTGGCACTTTACCCGCTGCTGTGATCTGTCCAGTGAAAAAGCGACCAAAGTTATTAGCTGCTAACACAACAGCCTTGTACCTAAATGAGGGAGAGAGCGAAATACAGGAAATGAGCAaattaaatgttgttgttgttgttacaatgttgtttttaatgaatgtttttcttacAAAGACTAAatattaaaagtaatgagtCACTTTAAAAAGTTTGCATTTtagtgttgtttaattgttaatgttattttaaacacaattcGTCTGGGACTAAAAGTAAAGCGGAACAAACATATGTTAATTACGTTATTTGCAGCCCTGTTTTGTAGATCCCTGTTAAATGGTCAGTAAATCACAGTGTGAGACGCTCCAAAAGATACCCCATTAACACGGTGACCCCTCTTGAAGATATCATGTACATACCCTGCAATGTTTGCCATGGAGCTCAGTGCATCGTAACCCTGGGCGATGGTGACCCTGGGCACCTGGTCCATAGCCACGACGGTGGCCTTCTTCTGGGACAGCATGTCCATCAGCTCAGGGTTCTGGGCTGGGTAGATGAAGCTGATTAAAGTGGCCGCGTCCTTCATCATCTCCACCTCATGGACGCCCAATTCAGGATTGAAAACGGGAGCGCGGACCTGGAAGCACACAAGATGATGATTGAAGTAGAACAGGACGTATCTGTACAGGTTAGAAACAGGTAGAATGTTAATCAATCTCTATTCAACCtcaggagggagaagagaagcAGAGGGTGTGAAAGGACATCCTACGTTTCATCCTTTCCTCATCAAACTAACAAACACTTCAttcatgcatccatccatccatccatccatccatccatccatccatccaccccctccctccctccctcgactccactccactccactccactcccctcccctcccctcccctccccaaaatCCTACCTTAACCAGCACATCTGATGCCAGGACATCTTTAATGTCTTTAATTGTTGCTCCAGCCTGGGTATAGTGCTCATCATGGAACTTTGAAGGCTCTCCGGCTCCCGTCTCCACGACGACGTTGAAGCCCTGTTTGATGAGAGCCTGGACACCAGCAGGGGAAAGCGCGACGCGACGCTCATTCAGGAAGATTTCCTTTGGTACGCCGACTGTGAGTTGTTTGTACGGAATACCTGCTGTTGGAAGAcaaacatattattattattattattattattattgagggttttttatgttttatatacatattttcctCTCCCCAAGAGAGATACAATGAATATGCCAATGAACTATTAATATTTAAAGCCTGTTCATTCAGTGTCTTTTAGTGCTCTTATTCGGGTTTGGAGTCCGGGCGACAGTCACATGTGTCGGCTGCTATGGAAATTCCCACCACAGCTCGTTCTCTGCGTCTCCTTGCCTATAAATAAAGAGTCTCTTCCCTGCTGTGGTGACCTGTCCTCAAACAACTTTAATtttatgaaaaacagaaaaatggttGTGCGCTTTTGCTTAGTAACATTTCTATAAGAATCGCCACCACACGCCACtgaatgtattgtgcgtctgtCCAGAAATGTAACACACCAACATGTACATGAAAATAGTGCAGCATCACACAATTATCTTGTTTCGACCGTACATACCGCTACATTAGGAGCTGTTGATGATCTCCCTGTAGTTACCATGAACAGTAAAGAATCCCAGCGTCAAGTCAAAGAAAATCAGCCACgaagacacacatgcagagcAGCAGTTTTAACGTTAAAAAGACTGCTAGCAAGTCAACATGGATATAatgcttgcccccccccacactaatGCAGTGGTGCCCTGTTTTCTGTTGCAATGGCCGGAAGGTGTGCGAGAAACAGAAGCATGGTTACTGTATTCATGTCATAACAGTGGTCCAACACGTCGACGTCTCCAGCACATCCAAGTCTGTAGTGCTTTCAAGTTTTGGGAAGGCATGCAGCGGTCATTTTGTCCATCACATACTTCACACTGACGCACTGTCTTGCCCTATAGTGCATGTCTATAGGCTCCCTAAAAGGTCAGTGCATAAGCACATCTATATGAAGTGTTTGTGCTGCCCACCCCGCCCCCTTTACGAGCCTGTAAGCAGATACTTGTGTGTCCAGAATAGACGCTGCCAGCTGTTATTGGCACTGGATGAACTGCTGAAATGTCAGCATGAACCAGGTCACAAGCACCCTCACCAACACCCACTCGCACATGCAGAGGAGCGTCGGCACCGTCACGGCCCCAGCGCCTGGATCCAGCTGCTAttggctaacacacacacacacacacacacacacacacacacacacacacacacacacacacacacacacacacacacacacacacacacacacacacacacacacacacacacacacacacacacacacacacacacacacacacacacacacacacacaccttctgccaGGTTACTGGGTGCAAAGTGTGCGTATGGAAAATGGAGCATAATGCCCAGCGCGACCTTGGGATTCAAAGCCAATGCAGTTAGCAACATTGACCTCTACAATGAAAGaagatatgaatgaatgaacagttTGTTTGacaggttgccatggtgaataAATATCTTATAATAAATACTAGTATTGCTGGGTGAACGTTGCCACCTGCCACAAAAGGTACATGAGAATGCACTCAGAAGGTACAGGTGGTGTCATGTTGCCATCAGGAGTAAAATGTCCAACTAAAAACCTCAACAGCTGGGTTAcaagttgtttttaaaatgtagtcaTGCATTAGAACAATTTTGAAACTGAGCAGGTTTTCTCAAAGTTAGAAAGATTTACACCATAGGACTACTTTATCTGTTGGTGGCATTATCCACTTATGTTAAAATCATGTAAGCCAATAGAATACTAGTTGACTAGAAAGGCAATTAAAGCTGCAACTAACACTTATTCTATAATAtactttgtttttctcaaataatGGTTTCAACAATCAAAACCCTAAACAGACTAATTTTAAAATGATAACGGCAacaaatttaaatgtttaatcaaACAATTGATGTAGATGAATGGTCAACTTAACTTGTCAGTTGACCAATAAATGAATTGACAAATGATTTCAGCTCTATGGGACACCTTTCCCTTTTTCTACACGGTAAACAATGAAATCACACTGGGACATTTACTTTCTGTAATGTTGTACATATACAcggttcatgttgttgttgaccTTTCGTCATTTGGTTTGCGTACTCAGTGGCGATCCTTCAATACAACAAATATCTCAGTTGTTGTGCCGaatgtgttgagtgtctcaCCTGGACTGGCACATCGCCCGAGAGATTGATGGGTCCTGAAAAAGCGAAGGCATGAGGATTTGATGGCGACGCCGCTCTGCAGCTTCGCGCAGGAAACTCCACTGAAAACAGGGGCCGAGCAGCTGGCCGCCACGACGCGTAGGAGGCTCGCCatggtgcgcgcacacacacacacacacgacactaACACAGCAGGAGGAGCTCAGCAGGACAGACGACACCCCTCCTGGGGAAGAGACAAGGGAGCGTTAAGGGCACCGGCAGACAGAGGGGGATTatgggtaaaaaataaataagaggaTGAAAGTATAGAAAAAGACTAAATGTGTGTCAATAACCAAGTTACACAGAAACACGTCCTACCCTGTTCCCTTAAAAGATCAAACGTACACTGGTGACCTACTTTTAGGTTGCACGCTTTCCAATATGCTGTTGCATCTAAATCCAGCGCACATTGTGGACACAGACATTGTGCACTTTTATTCCCTTTCCAAAGATAAACACAACGGACACATCTGTAAACTAAC encodes:
- the nnt gene encoding NAD(P) transhydrogenase, mitochondrial isoform X1, encoding MASLLRVVAASCSAPVFSGVSCAKLQSGVAIKSSCLRFFRTHQSLGRCASPAGIPYKQLTVGVPKEIFLNERRVALSPAGVQALIKQGFNVVVETGAGEPSKFHDEHYTQAGATIKDIKDVLASDVLVKVRAPVFNPELGVHEVEMMKDAATLISFIYPAQNPELMDMLSQKKATVVAMDQVPRVTIAQGYDALSSMANIAGYKAVVLAANNFGRFFTGQITAAGKVPPAKVLIIGGGVAGLASAGTARAMGAIVRGFDTRAAALEQFKSLGAEPLEVNIAESGEGQGGYAKVMSKEFIEAEMKLFAKQCQEVDIIITTALIPGKRAPILITKPMIESMKDGSVVVDLAAEAGGNIETTLPGELSVHKGVTHIGYTDLPSRLPTQSSTLYSNNITKLMRAISPDKENFYLDVKEAFDYGTMDHVVRGSVVMQDGKNLFPAPQPNNVPVAAPPKPKSLQEQAKEKAALVSPFKATLTTAGVYTGGAATLLGLGLSAPNAAFTQIVTTFGLAGIVGYHTVWGVTPALHSPLMSVTNAISGLTAVGGLSLMGGAYTPTSSAETLAVLAAFISSVNIAGGFLVTKKMLDMFKRPTDPPEHNYLYLLPGGVFLGGYGAALQSGYNIEQMMYLGSGLCCVGALAGLSNQKTARLGNALGMMGVAGGILATLGALKPSPELLAQMSAAMAVGGTTGLAIAKKIQITDLPQLVAAFHSLVGMAAVLTCVAEYMIEYPHFATDPAANLTKIVAYLGTYIGGITFSGSLVAYGKLQGVLSSAPLVLPGRHALNATLMAASIGGMVPYMMDPSYITGITCLGSVSALSAVMGVTLTAAIGGADMPVVITVLNSYSGWALCAEGFLLNNNLLTIVGALIGSSGAILSYIMCVAMNRSLANVILGGYGTSSTGTGKPMEIIGTHTEVNVDQTVDMIKDAQSIIITPGYGLCAAKAQYPIAELVKMLLEAGKKVRFGIHPVAGRMPGQLNVLLAEAGVPYDIVLEMEEINEDFAETDLVLVIGANDTVNSASQEDPNSIIAGMPVLEVWKSKQVVVMKRSLGVGYAAVDNPIFYKPNTAMLLGDAKKTCDALQAKVRDSQSQ
- the nnt gene encoding NAD(P) transhydrogenase, mitochondrial isoform X2, producing the protein MASLLRVVAASCSAPVFSGVSCAKLQSGVAIKSSCLRFFRTHQSLGRCASPGIPYKQLTVGVPKEIFLNERRVALSPAGVQALIKQGFNVVVETGAGEPSKFHDEHYTQAGATIKDIKDVLASDVLVKVRAPVFNPELGVHEVEMMKDAATLISFIYPAQNPELMDMLSQKKATVVAMDQVPRVTIAQGYDALSSMANIAGYKAVVLAANNFGRFFTGQITAAGKVPPAKVLIIGGGVAGLASAGTARAMGAIVRGFDTRAAALEQFKSLGAEPLEVNIAESGEGQGGYAKVMSKEFIEAEMKLFAKQCQEVDIIITTALIPGKRAPILITKPMIESMKDGSVVVDLAAEAGGNIETTLPGELSVHKGVTHIGYTDLPSRLPTQSSTLYSNNITKLMRAISPDKENFYLDVKEAFDYGTMDHVVRGSVVMQDGKNLFPAPQPNNVPVAAPPKPKSLQEQAKEKAALVSPFKATLTTAGVYTGGAATLLGLGLSAPNAAFTQIVTTFGLAGIVGYHTVWGVTPALHSPLMSVTNAISGLTAVGGLSLMGGAYTPTSSAETLAVLAAFISSVNIAGGFLVTKKMLDMFKRPTDPPEHNYLYLLPGGVFLGGYGAALQSGYNIEQMMYLGSGLCCVGALAGLSNQKTARLGNALGMMGVAGGILATLGALKPSPELLAQMSAAMAVGGTTGLAIAKKIQITDLPQLVAAFHSLVGMAAVLTCVAEYMIEYPHFATDPAANLTKIVAYLGTYIGGITFSGSLVAYGKLQGVLSSAPLVLPGRHALNATLMAASIGGMVPYMMDPSYITGITCLGSVSALSAVMGVTLTAAIGGADMPVVITVLNSYSGWALCAEGFLLNNNLLTIVGALIGSSGAILSYIMCVAMNRSLANVILGGYGTSSTGTGKPMEIIGTHTEVNVDQTVDMIKDAQSIIITPGYGLCAAKAQYPIAELVKMLLEAGKKVRFGIHPVAGRMPGQLNVLLAEAGVPYDIVLEMEEINEDFAETDLVLVIGANDTVNSASQEDPNSIIAGMPVLEVWKSKQVVVMKRSLGVGYAAVDNPIFYKPNTAMLLGDAKKTCDALQAKVRDSQSQ